A DNA window from Purpureocillium takamizusanense chromosome 9, complete sequence contains the following coding sequences:
- the chk1 gene encoding Non-specific serine/threonine protein kinase (EggNog:ENOG503NVJC~COG:D), with product MSQLDPLPRDLPFRIVSKTVGRGAYASIKKAIPLDSPTPVFAVKLIHKGYATKQGRISAKQLAMEVSLHSHIGQHPNVIEWFASGEDPVWRWIAMEFAEGGDLFDKIEADVGVRQDIAQLYFIQLVSGVSFMHSKGVAHRDLKPENILLSAEGSLKLADFGMATMFEYKGQRKTSSTLCGSPPYIAPEILACGRAPDRKAPGASKYSPDLADLWSCGVILFVLLVGNTPWDEPSPSSWEFNEYRRNHGHSTDALWERAPPEALSLLRGMMSIDPSKRFNFQQVRQHPWYTRHNPLLTADGKVSDPIHLATQMLENLRVDFSQQPSASQRQAPSVDDMDVDTGLNAGKFSSTQPETPINDKEWDWEQPVLRSMAMPASSLPSRATDARRMVLSTLADEPSMSQFSHTPGPSISLTQQARRFRDICPPESLTRFFSHVPPTHLVQMLGGALHQLNVPLGPVSPNLHGSPIAQIKVKAVDGRQQSLHGEINIDKQPLPDGTEVLDVRFVKIKGDPLEWRRFFKKVVVLCKDGVYVPDS from the exons ATG TCTCAGCTAGATCCTTTGCCGCGGGATCTGCCCTTTCGCATCGTCTCCAAGACGGTTGGGCGTGGCGCCTATGCCTC CATCAAGAAAGCCATCCCCCTCGactcgccgacgcccgtcttcgccgtcaaGCTCATCCACAAGGGCTATGCGACCAAGCAGGGCCGCATCTCGGCCAAGCAGCTCGCCATGGAGGTCTCGCTCCACTCCCACATCGGCCAGCACCCCAACGTCATCGAGTGGTTCGCGTCGGGCGAGGACCCCGTCTGGCGCTGGATCGCCATGGAGtttgccgagggcggcgacctcttCGACAAgatcgaggccgacgtcggtGTCCGCCAGGACATTGCCCAGCTCTACTTCATCCAGCTAGTCAGCGGCGTCAGCTTCATGCACTCCAAGGGCGTCGCCCACCGTGACCTCAAGCCCGAGAACATTCTTCTCTCAGCCGAGGGCAGCCTCAAGCTTGCTGACTTTGGCATGGCCACCATGTTCGAGTACAAGGGCCAGCGCAAGACCAGTTCCACATTGTGCGGGAGCCCTCCCTACATCGCCCCCGAGATCCTCGCCTGCGGCAGGGCGCCCGACAGGAAAGCCCCCGGTGCCAGCAAATACTCGCCTGACCTAGCCGATCTGTGGTCCTGCGGTGTCATTCTCTTCGTCCTGCTTGTGGGCAATACGCCTTGGGACGagccgtcgcccagcagtTGGGAGTTCAACGAGTACAGGCGGAATCATGGCCATAGCACCGACGCGCTTTGGGAGCGGGCACCACCGGAGGCTCTCTCCTTGTTGCGGGGCATGATGTCTATCGATCCTTCGAAGCGATTCAATTTCCAACAGGTTCGCCAGCACCCTTGGTATACTAGGCACAACCCGCTCCTCACCGCCGACGGGAAAGTCTCCGACCCCATCCACCTCGCGACGCAGATGCTCGAGAACCTCCGCGTCGACTTCAGCCAACAGCCTTCAGCGTCACAAAGACAGGCACCAAGCGTCGATGATATGGATGTAGACACCGGCTTGAACGCGGGCAAGTTTTCTTCGACACAGCCCGAAACCCCTATAAACGACAAGGAATGGGATTGGGAGCAGCCGGTTCTCCGGTCCATGGCCATGCCAGCTTCCTCCCTTCCTTCGCGCGCCACCGATGCCCGCCGCATGGTTCTCAGCACTCTTGCAGACGAACCTTCGATGTCGCAATTCTCCCATACGCCGGGACCGTCCATATCCTTGACGCAGCAGGCCCGTCGCTTCCGCGATATCTGCCCTCCCGAGTCTTTgacgcgcttcttctcccaTGTTCCTCCTACCCATCTTGTGCAGatgcttggcggcgcgtTGCATCAGCTCAACGTGCCGCTTGGCCCCGTCTCGCCGAACTTGCACGGCAGCCCAATCGCCCAGatcaaggtcaaggccgtcgacgggcgccaGCAGAGCCTGCACGGCGAGATCAACATCGACAAGCAGCCGCTTCCCGATGGCaccgaggtcctcgacgtGCGGTTCGTAAAAATAAAGGGAGACCCGCTcgagtggcggcggttcTTCAAAAAGGTGGTGGTTTTGTGCAAGGACGGCGTCTACGTCCCCGATTCCTAG
- the chk1 gene encoding Non-specific serine/threonine protein kinase (EggNog:ENOG503NVJC~COG:D): MTIANPSSAMQSQLDPLPRDLPFRIVSKTVGRGAYASIKKAIPLDSPTPVFAVKLIHKGYATKQGRISAKQLAMEVSLHSHIGQHPNVIEWFASGEDPVWRWIAMEFAEGGDLFDKIEADVGVRQDIAQLYFIQLVSGVSFMHSKGVAHRDLKPENILLSAEGSLKLADFGMATMFEYKGQRKTSSTLCGSPPYIAPEILACGRAPDRKAPGASKYSPDLADLWSCGVILFVLLVGNTPWDEPSPSSWEFNEYRRNHGHSTDALWERAPPEALSLLRGMMSIDPSKRFNFQQVRQHPWYTRHNPLLTADGKVSDPIHLATQMLENLRVDFSQQPSASQRQAPSVDDMDVDTGLNAGKFSSTQPETPINDKEWDWEQPVLRSMAMPASSLPSRATDARRMVLSTLADEPSMSQFSHTPGPSISLTQQARRFRDICPPESLTRFFSHVPPTHLVQMLGGALHQLNVPLGPVSPNLHGSPIAQIKVKAVDGRQQSLHGEINIDKQPLPDGTEVLDVRFVKIKGDPLEWRRFFKKVVVLCKDGVYVPDS, translated from the exons ATGACCATCGCTAATCCGTCGTCTGCGATGCAGTCTCAGCTAGATCCTTTGCCGCGGGATCTGCCCTTTCGCATCGTCTCCAAGACGGTTGGGCGTGGCGCCTATGCCTC CATCAAGAAAGCCATCCCCCTCGactcgccgacgcccgtcttcgccgtcaaGCTCATCCACAAGGGCTATGCGACCAAGCAGGGCCGCATCTCGGCCAAGCAGCTCGCCATGGAGGTCTCGCTCCACTCCCACATCGGCCAGCACCCCAACGTCATCGAGTGGTTCGCGTCGGGCGAGGACCCCGTCTGGCGCTGGATCGCCATGGAGtttgccgagggcggcgacctcttCGACAAgatcgaggccgacgtcggtGTCCGCCAGGACATTGCCCAGCTCTACTTCATCCAGCTAGTCAGCGGCGTCAGCTTCATGCACTCCAAGGGCGTCGCCCACCGTGACCTCAAGCCCGAGAACATTCTTCTCTCAGCCGAGGGCAGCCTCAAGCTTGCTGACTTTGGCATGGCCACCATGTTCGAGTACAAGGGCCAGCGCAAGACCAGTTCCACATTGTGCGGGAGCCCTCCCTACATCGCCCCCGAGATCCTCGCCTGCGGCAGGGCGCCCGACAGGAAAGCCCCCGGTGCCAGCAAATACTCGCCTGACCTAGCCGATCTGTGGTCCTGCGGTGTCATTCTCTTCGTCCTGCTTGTGGGCAATACGCCTTGGGACGagccgtcgcccagcagtTGGGAGTTCAACGAGTACAGGCGGAATCATGGCCATAGCACCGACGCGCTTTGGGAGCGGGCACCACCGGAGGCTCTCTCCTTGTTGCGGGGCATGATGTCTATCGATCCTTCGAAGCGATTCAATTTCCAACAGGTTCGCCAGCACCCTTGGTATACTAGGCACAACCCGCTCCTCACCGCCGACGGGAAAGTCTCCGACCCCATCCACCTCGCGACGCAGATGCTCGAGAACCTCCGCGTCGACTTCAGCCAACAGCCTTCAGCGTCACAAAGACAGGCACCAAGCGTCGATGATATGGATGTAGACACCGGCTTGAACGCGGGCAAGTTTTCTTCGACACAGCCCGAAACCCCTATAAACGACAAGGAATGGGATTGGGAGCAGCCGGTTCTCCGGTCCATGGCCATGCCAGCTTCCTCCCTTCCTTCGCGCGCCACCGATGCCCGCCGCATGGTTCTCAGCACTCTTGCAGACGAACCTTCGATGTCGCAATTCTCCCATACGCCGGGACCGTCCATATCCTTGACGCAGCAGGCCCGTCGCTTCCGCGATATCTGCCCTCCCGAGTCTTTgacgcgcttcttctcccaTGTTCCTCCTACCCATCTTGTGCAGatgcttggcggcgcgtTGCATCAGCTCAACGTGCCGCTTGGCCCCGTCTCGCCGAACTTGCACGGCAGCCCAATCGCCCAGatcaaggtcaaggccgtcgacgggcgccaGCAGAGCCTGCACGGCGAGATCAACATCGACAAGCAGCCGCTTCCCGATGGCaccgaggtcctcgacgtGCGGTTCGTAAAAATAAAGGGAGACCCGCTcgagtggcggcggttcTTCAAAAAGGTGGTGGTTTTGTGCAAGGACGGCGTCTACGTCCCCGATTCCTAG
- a CDS encoding uncharacterized protein (EggNog:ENOG503NVFN~BUSCO:EOG09263FGN~COG:V), translating to MAFVAVGRTTRVGLAHWGTSRAFCAAMSSRRQLSSYLVSPKELHEALRKNPPSPISPDPRVIPLCASWFLPNDERTGIQTFREQRIPKARFFDLDKVIDKRSPYPHMLPDAKRFAAAMSELGIRKEDVVVVYDTKELGIFSAPRIGWTLKVFGHQHVHILNNFRLWVEEGLPTESGELYSVECCPYPIPDFDASKVASFEDVKEVAQDHNKEGAEGVQVLDARPNGRFTGKDPEPREGLSSGHLPGSISVPFSVVLDPETKALLPADKLRTVFQEKGVDPEKPIISSCGTGVTACVIETGLEVAGYGSPEKRRVYDGSWTEWAQRVRPSDNLIRKTQ from the exons ATGGCATtcgtcgctgtcggccgTACCACGCGAGTTGGCCTCGCCCATTGGGGGACGTCAAGGGCGTTCTGCGCAGCCATGTCTTCCCGCCGGCAATTGTCCAGCTACCTCGTGTCACCAAAGGAGCTTCACGAGGCCCTCAGGAAGAACCCGCCATCCCCCATCAGCCCGGATCCCCGTGTTATTCCACTGTGCGCCTCTTGGTTCCTGCCCAACGATGAGCGGACCGGCATACAGACCTTCCGGGAGCAGCGCATCCCCAAAGCCCGTTTCTTTGACCTCGACAAGGTCATCGATAAGCGCAGCCCCTATCCTCACATGCTGCCCGATGCCAagcgcttcgccgccgctaTGAGCGAGCTCGGCATCCGCAAGGAAGATGTTGTCGTCGTATACGACACCAAGGAGCTCGGCATCTTCAGCGCGCCCCGCATCGGCTGGACACTCAAGGTCTTTGGCCATCAGCACGTCCACATTCTCAACAACTTCCGGCTATGGGTGGAGGAAGGTCTGCCCACCGAGTCCGGAGAGCTGTACAGCGTCGAGTGCTGTCCTTACCCCATCCCCGACTTCGACGCATCCAAGGTGGCAAGCTTTGAAGATGTCAAGGAGGTGGCTCAAGACCACAACAAGGAGGGTGCTGAGGGCGTCCAAGTTCTCGATGCCCGGCCCAACGGTCGATTTACGGGCAAGGACCCCGAGCCGCGGGAAGGTCTGTCTTCCGGACACTTGCCGGGATCCATCAGTGTCCCGTTCAGCGTCGTGCTGGACCCTGAAACGAAGgctctcctccccgccgatAAGCTGAGGACCGTTTTTCAGGAGAAGGGCGTGGACCCGGAGAAGCCCATCATCTCGAGCTGCGGCACGGGCGTGACCGCATGCGTCATCGAGACCGGCCTGGAAGTCGCGGGATACGGTTCTCCCGAGAAGCGACGGGTGTATGATGGAAGCTGGAC GGAATGGGCCCAGCGAGTCCGACCGTCGGACAACCTGATCAGGAAGACGCAGTAA
- the APC11 gene encoding ubiquitin-protein ligase Anaphase Promoting Complex (EggNog:ENOG503P57Q~COG:O), whose protein sequence is MKVTIKEWNAVATWRWDIPEDDVCGICQVHFDGTCPTCKYPGDDCSLLSGKCGHNFHMHCIMEWIKQDSARGQCPMCRQPFEWADQGNDSTASGRE, encoded by the exons ATGAAGGTCACCATCAAGGAGTGgaacgccgtcgccacctgGCGATGGGACATCCCGGAAGACGACGTCTGCGGCATCTGTCAGGTCCACTTTGACGGGACGTGTCCGACATGCAAATACCCTGGCGACGACTGCAGCCTGC TGTCTGGCAAGTGCGGCCACAACTTTCACATG CACTGCATCATGGAGTGGATAAAACAAGACTCTGCCCGCGGGCAATGCCCAATGTGTCGCCAGC CGTTCGAATGGGCCGACCAGGGCAATGATTCAACGGCATCTGGGCGAGAATGA
- the RPS2 gene encoding 40S ribosomal protein (BUSCO:EOG09264903~COG:J~EggNog:ENOG503NWFC): MADRARGGGFGSRGGDRGRGRGRGRGRRGGKSEEKEWQPVTKLGRLVKAGKINSMEEIYLHSLPIKEFQIVDNFLPKLKDEVMKIKPVQKQTRAGQRTRFKAVVIIGDSEGHVGLGIKTSKEVATAIRAAIIIAKLSVIPVRRGYWGTNLGQPHSLPCKQSGKCGSVTVRLIPAPRGTGLVASPAVKRFLQLAGVEDAYTSSAGSTKTLENTLKAVFVAVSNTYGFLTPNLWKETKLLRSPLEEFADTLREGKRY, encoded by the exons ATGGCTGACCGTGCTCGTGGCGGTGGTTTCGGATCCCGAGGTGGTGACCGCggtcgtggccgtggccgtggtcgtggccgtcgcggcggcaagagcgAGGAGAAGGAGTGGCAGCCCGTCACCAAGCTTGGCCGATTggtcaaggccggcaagaTCAACAGCATGGAGGAGATCTACCTGCACTCTCTGCCCATCAAGGAGTTCCAGATTGTCGACAACTTCCTgcccaagctcaaggacgaggtcATGAAG ATCAAGCCCGTCCAGAAGCAGACCCGTGCCGGTCAGCGCACGCGCTTCAAGGCCGTTGTCATCATTGGCGACTCTGAGGGCCACGTCGGTCTCGGCATCAAGACCTCCAAGGAAGTCGCGaccgccatccgcgccgccatcatcatcgccaagcTCTCCGTCatccccgtccgccgcggcTACTGGGGCACCAACCTCGGTCAGCCTCACTCTCTGCCCTGCAAGCAGAGCGGCAAGTGCGGTTCCGTCACCGTTCGC CTGATCCCTGCCCCCCGTGGTACTGGCCTCGTtgcctcccccgccgtcaagcgcttcctccagctcgccggTGTCGAAGACGCCTACACCTCGTCCGCCGGTTCCACCAAGACGCTCGAGAACACCCTCAaggccgtcttcgtcgctgTCTCCAACACGTACGGCTTCCTGACCCCCAACCTCTGGAAGGAGACCAAGCTGCTGCGGAGTCCCCTGGAGGAGTTTGCCGACACCCTGCGCGAGGGCAAGCGGTACTAG
- the RAX1 gene encoding Bud site selection protein, Revert to axial protein 1 (COG:S~TransMembrane:3 (o251-275i282-301o336-357i)~EggNog:ENOG503NTZZ) encodes MADTRDMAAPSPQPDLARNRLPTLFEVLSRRTLPPVDLFSFYIYMRDQQRSVDYLDFWLDVAQHMSLCRHYVRELRRSVLVATPDMEKNGSKRSSMILEQMGDLEPRAAGPSMFSTEKERSQDAQMSAFLREDQSHDSPQSGSGPIRPSPKFSSPRDVTDSNSPSHTVNRQDIRASAEKILYTFLLPGAEREITLPGSITQDVTTAIEEQGRDDPEVFDVAKDYVFQAIERDAFPGFLRMKALGNLIPPTLVMRLIVGLVSMFGAFWAAFILIFLDKSRSTKCWLILPFSVGVYFLASYQYSLDPIMALVGLSEYTPFNFSRVREPYVRQLLAKRAVMVLAVTALIDAALCVLFILVPGKRL; translated from the exons ATGGCGGATACTcgcgacatggcggcgccatcgccacagCCCGACCTGGCGAGAAACCGGCTGCCGACGCTCTTCGAGGTGctcagccgccgcacacTTCCTCCTGTCGACCTGTTTTCGTTCTATATCTACATGCGAGACCAGCAGCGGTCGGTAGACTACCTGGATTTCTG GCTGGACGTAGCACAACACATGTCTTTGTGTCGTCATTATGTGCGCGAACTTCGACGTTCTGTTCTCGTCGCTACGCCCGACATGGAGAAGAACGGCTCCAAGCGGTCGTCCATGATCCTCGAGCAGATGGGCGACCTGGAGCCCCGTGCCGCCGGTCCGTCAATGTTCTCCACGGAAAAGGAGCGAAGCCAAGATGCACAAATGTCGGCGTTCCTGCGAGAGGATCAGAGCCACGATTCGCCCCAGAGCGGCTCCGGCCCCATACGGCCGAGCCCAAAGTTCAGTTCTCCTCGCGACGTGACCGACTCAAACTCGCCCTCTCACACCGTGAATCGGCAGGATATCAGAGCTTCGGCGGAGAAGATTCTGTACACTTTCCTCCTTCCCGGAGCCGAGCGAGAGATCACGCTCCCAGGGTCTATCACGCAGGACGTGACCACCGCGATCGAGGAGCAGGGTCGTGACGACCCAGAAGTATTCGATGTCGCCAAAGACTACGTCTTCCAGGCCATCGAGCGTGACGCCTTCCCAGGTTTTCTGCGCATGAAGGCATTGGGCAACTTGATTCCACCGACGCTAGTCATGCGACTGATCGTCGGATTGGTTTCCATGTTTGGTGCTTTCTGGGCCGCCTTTATACTCATTTTTCTCGACAAGTCCCGCTCTACGAAATGCTGG CTCATCCTCCCGTTCTCCGTTGGCGTCTATTTCCTGGCATCGTATCAGTATTCCCTGGACCCCATCATGGCGTTGGTTGGCCTCAGCGAGTATACGCCGTTCAACTTCTCGCGAGTGCGCGAGCCTTACGTCCGCCAGCTCTTAGCCAAGCGTGCGGTCATGGTTTTGGCCGTCACGGCTCTCATTGATGCCGCGCTTTGCGTtctcttcatcctcgtcccGGGCAAGCGTCTCTGA
- a CDS encoding uncharacterized protein (COG:O~COG:T~EggNog:ENOG503P0UE), with translation MEQTKALNALEPFLALSKSATSPRAAADLVTRATSAPNTFVFAELLQTPQIQALSSSPEYASHLALLQTFSHGTYQSYRAESTNLPPLNDAQSHKLRQLSLLTLARDRSNLTYRALQDALGLSSARELEDLVVKAVYDGLLHATLDPVRQAVEVTSIAPLRDLQPGAIPGMVVALNTWSGRCTATLDDIDARISAIRANALTRAKEKRAADDKMQRLLNDLEKKSDHHGRDGLPRRALNKRSMLETGNLEGDETMELDEPVGEEQKKRVSKRKI, from the exons ATGGAGCAGACCAAGGCCCTCAACGCCCTCGAG CCgttcctcgccctctccaAGTCGGCCACctccccccgcgccgccgccgacctcgtcaCGCGGGCAACCTCGGCGCCAAACAccttcgtcttcgccgagCTTCTCCAGACGCCCCAGATCCAAGCCCTGTCCAGCTCCCCCGAGTACGCATCGCACCTAGCCCTCCTCCAGACCTTCTCCCACGGCACGTATCAGTCGTACCGCGCCGAGTCCACCAACCTCCCGCCCCTCAACGATGCCCAGAGCCATAAGCTGCGGCAGCTGTCCCTCCTGACCCTTGCGCGCGACCGGTCGAATCTCACCTACCGTGCGCTACAGGATGCCCTGGGCTTGTCATCGGCCCGCGAGCTCGAAGACCTggtcgtcaaggccgtgtatgatggcctcctccacgccaCGCTTGACCCCGTAcgccaggccgtcgaggtgACGAGCATAGCTCCCCTGCGGGACCTGCAACCCGGTGCCATCCCTGGCATGGTTGTCGCCCTCAACACGTGGTCCGGCCGTTGCACTGCTACCCTTGATGACATCGACGCTCGGATCAGTGCCATTCGCGCCAATGCCCTCACCCGCGCCAAGGAGAagcgtgccgccgacgacaagatgCAGCGGCTCCTCAACGACCTCGAAAAGAAGAGCGATCATCACGGGCGTGACGGTCTGCCCAGAAGAGCGTTGAACAAGCGGTCCATGCTTGAGACGGGCAACctggagggcgacgagacaatggagctcgacgagcccgtggGAGAAGAGCAAAAGAAGCGGGTCAGTAAACGCAAGATCTGA
- the UBC11 gene encoding E2 ubiquitin-conjugating enzyme (EggNog:ENOG503P359~COG:O), producing MDYAMDSQNSAPGSVQAAKLNGSRKGPDSQSVTKRFVHASPRASSHLCRVKLADPRPRDRLQTELMTLMTSPAPGVSAFPSADGNLLSWTATIEGPDDTPYAGLTFKLSFAFPSNYPYAAPTVLFKTPIYHPNVDFSGRICLDILKDKWTAAYNIQTVLLSLQSLLGEPNNASPLNGEAAELWDKDPQEFKTKVLARHRDVEDE from the exons ATGGATTACGCCATGGACAGCCAAAATTCCGCTCCCGGTAGCGTTCAGGCCGCCAAGCTCAATGGCTCCCGCAAAGGCCCCGACTCCCAGAGTGTCACCAAGAGGTTCGTTCATGCATCGcctcgcgcctcgtcgcatcTGTGCCGTGTCAAGTTGGCTGACCCGCGCCCTCGCGACAGGTTGCAAACCGAGCTGATGACGCTCATGACCTCCCCGGCGCCCGGTGTCTCCGCCTTCCCTTCTGCTGACGGGAACCTGCTCTCTTGGACCGCTACTATTGAAGGGCCCGACGATACCCCCTACGCCGGCTTGACCTTCAAGCTGAGCTTCGCCTTCCCCTCCAACTACCCTTATGCGGCTCCCACAGTCCTCTTCAAGACGCCCATCTACCACCCCAACGTGGACTTTTCCGGTCGCATCTGCCTGGACATCCTCAAGGACAAGTGGACGGCGGCCTACAACATCCAAACAGTGCTGCTAAGCCTGCAGAGCTTGCTCGGCGAACCCAACAA TGCGTCCCCATTGaatggcgaggccgccgagctttGGGACAAGGACCCTCAAGAGTTCAAGACCAAGGTCCTTGCGCGACACCGGGACGTTGAGGATGAGTAG
- the RPL31B gene encoding 60S ribosomal protein L31B (COG:J~BUSCO:EOG09265EOF~EggNog:ENOG503P4B8) encodes MSSTKGKKPAGKPQRSAIADVVAREYTIHMHKRLHGVTFKKRAPRAIKEIKAFATKAMGTTDVRLDPQLNKKVWECGIKGVAYRLRIRISRRRNDEEDAKEKLYSYVQAVNVKNPKGLPTVVVEE; translated from the exons ATGTCGTCCACGAAGGGAAAGAAGCCTGCCGGCAAGCCTCAGCGCTCCGCCATTGCGGACGTTGTCGCCCGCGAGTACACCATCCACATGCACAAGAGA TTACATGGTGTCACCTTCAAGAAGCGTGCTCCCCGTGCCATCAAGGAGATCAAGGCTTTCGCCACCAAGGCTATG GGCACCACCGACGTCCGCCTGGACCCCCAGCTCAACAAGAAGGTCTGGGAGTGCGGCATCAAGGGCGTTGCCTACAGACTGCGCATCCGAATTTCCCGACGACGaaacgacgaggaggacgccaaggagaagctgtACAGCTACGTGCAGGCGGTGAACGTCAAGAACCCCAAGGGCCTCCCCACGGTTGTCGTTGAGGAATAG